In Flexibacter flexilis DSM 6793, a genomic segment contains:
- a CDS encoding zf-HC2 domain-containing protein, translated as MGKILNTLLLSCEKATQLIDRKALQPLSWRESVQLQMHLATCKGCKAYQKQSQLIDQMLSVHFGQPQPDQVPAVENAALKKRIKKDFE; from the coding sequence ATGGGAAAAATATTAAACACCCTTTTGCTTTCCTGCGAAAAAGCCACGCAACTCATAGACCGCAAAGCCCTCCAACCGCTTTCGTGGCGCGAAAGTGTGCAACTTCAAATGCACCTTGCCACCTGCAAAGGTTGCAAAGCCTACCAAAAACAAAGTCAATTGATTGACCAAATGCTTTCCGTACATTTTGGCCAGCCGCAGCCCGACCAAGTGCCCGCCGTAGAAAATGCCGCACTGAAAAAGCGTATCAAAAAAGATTTTGAATAA